One window of the Endomicrobium proavitum genome contains the following:
- a CDS encoding toxin-antitoxin system YwqK family antitoxin: MNKFILVVFASIFCILPLVAQAYGENTRKVVATHYYEGNPKKEMVFYNDEGKEIAREYYHIEGRSSGVKGRIPDGIIMEYFQDGTVKSKALYKTNLMLNEAEFYDNGAKLSVTVNQWNGRALEKMAEVIYYPNGNKKQEVVMDGGGNGISKLYYDTGELYEQVPLVDGMREGQVKKYFKSGKLQFSGTMKNGELIGGKEYDSSGKLIN; this comes from the coding sequence ATGAATAAATTTATTTTAGTTGTATTTGCAAGTATTTTTTGCATATTGCCGCTTGTTGCGCAGGCTTACGGCGAAAACACCAGAAAAGTTGTTGCAACGCATTATTATGAAGGAAATCCTAAAAAAGAGATGGTTTTTTATAACGATGAAGGCAAGGAAATAGCCAGAGAATATTATCATATAGAAGGGCGTTCTTCCGGAGTAAAGGGCAGAATTCCCGACGGAATAATTATGGAATATTTTCAGGACGGAACCGTTAAAAGCAAAGCCCTGTATAAAACAAATCTTATGTTAAACGAAGCCGAATTTTACGATAACGGCGCTAAACTTTCCGTAACGGTAAATCAGTGGAACGGCAGAGCTTTAGAAAAAATGGCGGAAGTTATTTACTACCCCAACGGCAACAAAAAGCAGGAAGTTGTAATGGATGGTGGCGGAAACGGAATAAGCAAGCTATACTATGACACAGGCGAGCTTTACGAACAAGTCCCCCTAGTTGACGGAATGAGAGAAGGTCAGGTTAAAAAATATTTTAAAAGCGGCAAGCTTCAGTTTTCCGGAACTATGAAAAACGGAGAGCTTATCGGCGGAAAAGAGTATGACTCTTCCGGAAAGCTTATAAATTAG